Within the Acidimicrobiales bacterium genome, the region CGAGGTCGGTGACAACGTCATCTACCCCCACCACGGTGCAGCGGTCATCATCAGCCGCGACGTCCGCGAGGCGTTCGGCGAGACCCGTGAATACCTGAATCTCAAGACGGCACACGGCGACCTGAGCCTGTCGGTTCCCGTCGACAAGGTCGACGAGGTGGGCATGCGTCCTCCAATCGACGAAGACGACGTCGAGGACCTCTTCGAGCTGTTGTCGAAGAAGGACATTCGCGAACCGGCCAACTGGAGTCGGCGGTTCAAGAACCACCAGGAGAAGCTCAAGTCCGGCGACATCTACCAGGTCGCCGAGGTCGTCAGGAACCTCGCGCTGCGCGAAGCATCCAAGGGGCTCTCGGCAGGCGAGAAGACCATGCTCGAGAAGTCGCGCCAGATCCTGGTGTCGGAGCTGTCCATCTCGATGGATGTCACCGAAGACGAGGCCATGGAGGCCGTCAGCGCTCGCCTCACGTGAGGTTCTGAACCGACCGGCCGAAGCAGCGGTACTACCCTGGCGTGCGTGATTGGACCCTTCCCGACCGGTTCGGATGATGGCTCGAGCCGAAATCCACCGTTGGGGTGACGACAAGATCCGCGTTCGGCCATGGCGCGGTGAATCGTCGGTCGCGTACTTGTCTCCCGTCCCGGGGCACACCCCTGTGTCTCTCGACTCCGTTCACCGTTCGGTCGCCGTGTTGAAGGCCCGCGGCGTAGCCCGCGTATTCACGGCGGCGGTTCCACCACCCGAGGAGAGGATCCTCCTCGACGCCGGCTTCGAGCTGCGGGAACGTCTCCACCTCCTGCGCCACGATCTGACCGGCCTCGACGGTCATCCCGAATCGGGGGTGAAGCTCAGACGGGCACGACCCTCCGACCGCGACCAGATACTCGTGACCGACAATGCGGCGTTCGACCCCTTCTGGGCTATGGACGAGGAGGCCCTGGACGAGGCTGTCGGAGCAACCCCGGCGAGCAGGGTGAGGGTTGCCTCCGATCCCCGAGTCGTCGGATTCGCCGTCAGCGGAAGAGCGGGCAAGTCGGGTTACCTCCAGAGACTGGCCGTGGCCCCCGACCAGCAAGGTCGCGGTATCGGGCGCAGCCTGGTGGTCGACGGCCTGCGTTGGATGCGCAGGTGGGGAGCCAGGCGAGCGCTGGTCAACACCCAGGTCGTCAACGAACGCGCTCACCAGCTGTACCTGCGGCTCGGCTTCGTGCCAGAACCCCATGGCCTGGCCGTACTGGAACTCGACCTCGGTGCTACATCGTGAGGAGGACACTGGTCGTCTTGTTCATGCTGGCGATCGCGGTCGCGGCCCCGACGGACGCCGTCGCCTCTGCGCGGCAGAACTCGGGCGGCCTTCAGTTGGTAGACGCCGCACCACTGTCACGCGACGCCCAGTTTCTGCGCATGCGGCTGCCTGGGCTGGTGTCGCCCACCGACGTGCTCGACATAACCGTTCATGAAGCCATCAGCAGCCGAGCCGACTTCCTGATCACCACAGACCGCTCGACGGCCGGAGAATCGATCTTTGCGGCCACCTTCGAAGTCGCAGACCTCGAGCCGACACTGACCGGATTGGTCGAAATTCCGGTCGACTTCGCCGCCATGGGTCTGGACGGGTCGACGGAGGGCGTCTATCCGGTGGTGGTCGAAATGGACACGGGCGCGGGAGCCAAGGTGGGCTCGTTGTTGACCTATCTGGTGATACCGCCCGTCATCCCAACACCGTCGCGCACCGCACTGGCTCTGATGATCGAGGTCAGGCCTGGCGAGAACGCTGCGGGCAACATCGACGACGATGATCCGCTGGCGACGTGGATAGATGCACTGATTGCGCGACCCGACCTGCCCGTGACACTGCAGGCAACTCCCCTGCTGTTCGAGAACTATGCGTTCGACAGCCGCATCCGAGCGCTGCGCACCCGCCTGGCCGATGAGGCTTTGGTGGCTGGCCCCTACCTACCGGTCGACGAGCGAGCCCTGGAGGCCGAGGGTTTCGGTGAGGATGCGGCTCTGCTGTTGGCTCGCGGTGTCGACGCATTGACGAACTTTGCGGGCAGAGCCCCCGACGCGACCCTGAAGCTGTCGCCCGCCTGGCCAGATGCCGACCGAGCGGCGATCTGGCGCGACCGGGGCGTCAGGAGCATCGTGTCGGTTGGCAGCTCGCCCTTCGACGCGCCAATCGACGCCGAAACCAGCTCCGGAACGGTCTCGATGATGGTCATACCTGAACGCTTCGCCGACCCCAACCCCGAGAACCCGACCGCGGCAGCGAACAGGATCCTGTCAGAGCTGGCCGTGATCGCCGTCACCGCCGATCACCCGACGTCTTCTGTGCTGTTGTTCTCGACGGGCCAGCCGACCTCGTCGCGCTTCGTAGAGGATCTCCTGGACGGTCTGGCCGAGATGACACCGCTGATAACTCCGGCCACGGTGGCAGATGCTTTTGCCACCAACCATCTGACGACTCCGAGCGGCCAGCGGATGTCGATCTCGCTCGAGCAGAACACCGAAACCCCCAGACTCGACGGCGGCGTGGTCGAGTACCGGGAGGCCGAGCAGATGCTTACGGCGTACCGATCGATGATCCGCGACGAAGACACCGGCTATCTCTACGACGAACAACTGGACAAGTTGGTTTCACTGCTGGGAAGTGGCGTTACGGGCGACCAGCGGGCACAGGCAGCCGAGGAGATCGTCGACGCCGTGCGCATCGAGATCTTGTCGATCCGTCCTCCACCACTCGAGCAGGTGAACCTGACATCACGCACGGCTACATATCCGTTCGCGTTCCAGAACAACGCCGAGTATCCGGTGCGAATCGAAGCACGGTTCATCGCAGACAAGGCCAGGTTCAACGAGCTCGAAGACGGCGAGAGCTTGAACCTGGTGCTCGAGCCCGGCGTCAGTTCACGCGAGATCAACGTCGAGGCGCTGGCATCGGGTTCGTTCCCGATGAGGATCGAGTTGTGGGCGCCCGACGGCAGCCTCCTGCTCGGTTCTGTGGATCTCGAGGTTCGATCTACGGCACCTTCGGGCATCGGAGTGCTGATCTCGGTGCTCGCTGGTTCGGTCCTGGTCCTTTGGTGGGGTCGCGAGCTGTTGCGGTCGAGGCGCAAGTCACAGGGCAACGATGCCGGTGACCAACAGGCCGAAGAAGACCTCGTGGAGCTGCCTGCGTGAAGAAGAAACTGGCCGGCAGCGTGGCCGTGTCCGCGGGCATTTTGTTGTCGAGGGTCACCGGACTGCTTCGAGAGATAGTGGTGCGGCGCAGCTATGGGGTTTCTGCAATCGGCGACGCCTACACAGCGGCGCTACGGATACCCAACCTGCTTCAGAACCTGCTGGGCGAGGGCGTACTTTCGGCCTCGTTCATCCCGGTGTATTCCGAGATGGTCGACTCCGACTCGAAGCGCGCAGCCCGTTTGGCGTCGACGATGTTCGCGTTCTTGGTCGTGGTGTGTTCACCCGTGGTAGTGGCCCTGGTGGTATTCGCTCGGCCGCTGACCGAGCTGTTCCTGATCGGCAACGCCAATGAGGAGACCATCGACACTGCTACCCAACTGACCCAGATCATGGCCCCGGGCATAGGCGTACTGGTCTTGTCGGCGTGGAGCCTCGGCGTACTGAACAGCCATCGCCGGTTCTTCCTGCCCTACGCGGCGCCGGTCGTATGGAGCCTCGCCCAGATAGCCGTGGTATTCGGTCCGGACACCGCCTCCACCCGAACGCTGGCGGTCAGGGTTGCGTGGGCTTCGACCGTCGGCGCTGTGTTGCAGTTCGTGATCCAGCTACCTGCCGTGCGGCGGTCTAACCCGCACATCGGCCGAGCTGTGGACTTCGCCAGTGCCGAGTTCCGAAGTGTTCTGAGAAGGCTCGGCGCGGTGGTCATCGGCCGTGGATCGGCTCAGCTGTCGGCGTTCGTCGACCTGTTCCTGGCCGGCTTTCTGGCGTCTGGTGCACTCACCGCCTTGGGCGCTGCACAGGTGTTCTACCTGTTGCCCATCTCATTGTTCGCCATGAGCGTCGCCGCAGCCGAGTTGCCCGAGCTGTCGCGAATGAACAACGACCCCGACGCCGTTGCCGATCGGCTGGCGGCCGGGCTCGTGACCATCGGGTTCTTCATGGTCTTCACCACCCTGGTGTTCGTGCTTGCCGGTCGGCGGGTCATCGACGCGGCCTTCGGGATCATTCCGGGCGATAGCTTCCAGTCAGATGGTTTGCTGCTGATCGCTCTGGTGTTGGGCGCCTACTCGCTGGGACTGCTGGCTATCGGCGCATCACGACTGCTGCAGAACACCTTCTACGCCTTGGGCGACGCCACTACCCCTGCCCAGATCGCCGTCGTCCGCTATGGCGTTTCGGCGTTGCTGGGCTTGGTGTTGATGCTGCAGTTCGACCGGCTGTTCGTGTACGACGGCGTGATAACGGGCTTCGACCAGTTGATGGCACCGTTCGAACCGCTGCCCCAAGCGATCAGATCGCGCGACGACCTGCCATTGCGCCTGGGGGCCGCCGGGCTTGCGCTCGGCGCGGCAGCCGGCGCCTGGTTCGAGTTGGTCGCCCTGCGAATACGACTTCTCGACCGTCTCGAACGATCATCGCTGACCAGGGGAAAGTGGCGGGCGCTGGTGTTCCCCGCGCTGTCGGCGACGCTGTGGATGCTGGTGTCGTTGCCTGTCACACAAACCTGGAACAGCTTGATTTCCGGCGTTGTCGTCGTGGGGCCCGCGGGGTTGATCTACGTGTTCACGGCGTCCACCACACGTGTCCCTGTCGCCAGGTCGATGATCGATCGACTGTCGAGAAGCTGAGCAACTAGCGTTCTCGTGGCGGTACCGTCGGTGCAGCCGCGTCGGCCACCCACTCACCCAACGAGGAACAATGCCCGTCAAAATCGTCACAGACAGCTCGTGTGATCTCCCAGACGACCTCCTCGAAGAACTGGATATTTCGATCGTTCCCCTGACGGTGCGGTTCGGCGATGAGGAGTTCGTCGACCGCGTCGAGTTGAAGACCGACGAGTTCTGGCGGCGGTCGAAGGCGTCGAGCGTGCTTCCCGAGACGGCCGCGCCGTCGCCGGGTGCCTTCGAGACCGCTTACCGCGGCGCCAAGGCCAACGGCTACGACGCTGTTGTGGTCATCAACCTGTCCGGCGAGCTGTCGGCGACCATCCAGGCTGCCGACGCTGCGGCCCGAGCCGTAGCCGACGACATAACGGTCGAGGTGGTGGACAGTCGTACGGTCAGCATGGGCTTGGGATCTCTGGTTCTTCGCGCCGCTCGGCTGGCCAAGGGCGGGGCCGATGCCTCCGACATCGCAGCACAGATCAGGGACGCGGCGGCGCGAACCCGCATGGTCGCCGCCCTGGACACCCTCGAGAACCTGAAGAAGGGTGGCCGCATCGGGGGCGCGGCCTCGATGCTGGGAAGCCTGCTGTCGATCAAGCCGATAATCGAGGTCATCGACGGCAAGGTCGAGTCGAACTCGAAGCAGCGCACCCGGGCCAAGGCTCTGCAGTTCCTGGTCGACTCGGTCGCCAAAGCCGGCGAGGTCGAGAACCTGGCGGTCATGCACGCCCAGTGCGACGATCTCGAAAGTTTCTTGTCGAAGCTGCGGGAGAGCTACGACGGCGAAATCGTGGTCGGTGAGATCGGCGCGGTCATCGGAGCCCACGCCGGTATTGGTGCGATCGGTTTCACCTACCAGGTACCGGCCTGAACGCATGCCCACTGGGTCTGATCGATCGCTGCTCGGCGACCGATACCGGCTCGATGCGAGAGTCGGCATCGGACGGCTCACCGAGTCTTGGAGTGGCTACGACACCCGGCTTGACCGCGACGTAACCATCCGAATCGTCAGACCAGATCTGAACTCTGACCGCGAGCTGGTGGCGCGACTGGCGTCTCGATTGCGCGAAGCCTCACGTCTGGAACTGGCGGGCCTGGCGCGCATCTACGACATGATCGACGGCGAGCTGGTGGCGGTGGTCACCGAACCTGCCGACGGGCCGGACCTGCGAAGCCGCATCGTGGCCGACGGCCCCGTCACGCCCGAGATCGCTGTGGGTTATGCCCGCGACCTGGCAGCAACACTGGAAGAGCTGCATTCACGCGGCGTGTCTCACGGTGGAATGACGTCCGCCGGTGTCGCATGGGGAGCCGACGGCCGCCTGATGATCACCGACCTCGGCACCGGGGGCGAGGCTGATGCGGTCGGAGACGAAACCGTCAACGGCGATGTGATCGCGCTTGCGTCGGTCGTGCACGAGATGGTCACTGGCAAAGCACCCCACCGCAGCGGCGGCCGTCTCGAGTGCGACCCCTCGGTACCCGTTGAACTTGCCGGCTGTTTGCACGATGCCCTGTCGGGCCCCGGGTTCGCCAGCCCGACGGCGTTGGCCGAAGCGCTTGGCACGGCAAAGAGCGACGATGCTCGGCCGGTCACACTTCGCACCACCGAGAGGCGGTGGCTGGTGCCTGCCATGATGATCGTTGGCATAGGCATTTTGTTGGCCACCGTGGGATCACTGCTGAGCCGCACCGAGGCCGGACGCAACATCATCGAAGGCGCACGCGACGTCGTCGGCCTGCCTGCGGCCACCACGACCACCCCCTCCACGACCTCGGATCTGCCGCTGATAACCACCACCACCCTTCCCCCAGCCGATGTCGCCATAGTGCAGGTCGTCGATTTCGATCCCGAAGGCGATGACAGACAAGAGAGCCCGCGGCGATTGGTGCTGATAAACGACGGAGATCCGTCGAGAGGTTGGCAGACCGAGCGCTACAACTCACCCGAGTTCGGCAATCTGAAGACAGGGGTAGGACTGATAGTCGACGTCGAGCCAGTGTTGAGGTTCGAGGAGATCGCAGTTCGAAGCCCATCGAGGGGATGGGCGATGGAGTTGTACATCTCCGACGAGCCTTCGGCGGTCGTAGACGACTGGGGTGAGCCGGTTGCGACGGCTACAAACATCACGGGCGACGTGGTCTTCGACGACCTAGAGCAGGGAGGACGTTCGTTGTTGATCTGGATCACTCGACTCGACGCCGAGCCCGAACACCGTGTCGTAGTGACAGACATCGAGGTTGCCGGCGTTCCGGTCGGCGCCTGAGATCGTGTTCTGCCAACAGGTGATCGCCAATCGAGCGACGTTGCTGCGCGCTGTACCCTGACGCCGATGGTCGACGACGAGGAGCTGGTGCGACAGGCGCGTGGTGGTGACCGCCGCGCCCTCGAGACCCTGCTTCGTCGACACCATGATCGGCTGTACGCAATCTGTCGGCGCATAGCCGGCAACGACGCAGATGCAGCCGATGCCACTCAGGATGCGCTCATAACCATCGTTCGTCGACTCGACTCGTTCGACGGCAGGTCGAAGTTCTCGACGTGGTCCTACCGGGTTGCGACAAACGCCTGCCTCGACGAGCTCAGGAGACGCAGGCGCCGCCCCGATCCGACCGAATTCGACGACCGCGACTCTCCTGCCATTGGCGATGACTTTGTTTCGCGCCATGCGATGTCCGACGAGATCGGCCGAGCCCTCGATTCGATTCCCGAAGACTTCCGTTTGCCGGTGGTGATGCGAGACATCGACGACCTCGACTACGCGGAGATCGCGGAACTGCTCGGCGTCCCTGTCGGAACCATCAAGTCACGGATTTCAAGAGGTCGGGCGATGTTGGCCAACAAGCTCGGAACCGCTGCACCCCCCACCGACGTCCAACCTGGTGATCATGGCTGAATTGCACGACGACGAGATTCTGAGCGCGGCGCTCGATGGCGAGCCCGACGCCCTGAGGGCGATCGAGAGTCGCTCAGATCTTCGCGCCCGTCTCGAAGACATGGACCAGGCCAGGCAGTTGGTGCGCGGACATCGGTTCGAGGTGCCAGACGAGGTTCGCGAAGCCAACGTCTCGGCGGCGCTCGCAGCCTTCGATGAGCAATTGGGCGTCACCTCTATAGAGGCCGGCTATCAGGGTGACGAGGCCGCAGCGGTGACTCCGATATCGCGTGCCCGAAGCGCCAAACGCACCAGCAGGGCTCCGTTCGCAATTGGCTCCGCCGCGGCGGTCGTGGTCGCTGCCGTTGTCGGATTCTCGATGCTGCGAGGTGGCGACGCTCTCGACACTGCCAGCGACTCCGCGACCGACGCCAGCACAACCGAGCTGTCAGATGCGGCATCCAGCGCACCCGCTGGGTCCGCCGATGACGCCCTGGCCCCAGAACAAGGCCTTGCTTTGGACGAGGCCGGCGCGGCCGGAGCCGATGCACAGATGGCTACGACCGCCGACGACACCGGCGAAGTCGCCAAGGTCGAGTCGGCCGATGGCGACTCCGAAGATGCGCCAGAGCGGGCGGGGGGCACCGCAACGACCGCGGCGCTGGTGCCGCTGGGCCCGGTCCCCGATCAGTTCGAGCGCTGCATCGAAGCCTTGGACATACCGGTGAGGCCGTGGATCGGTGGCGCCGTCGAACCCCGGGTCGACGGCACCGGCGCCGACTATGTGTTCGTGACGGTCGTCGATGACACGGGCGTGGCCTTTTCGGTCGGATTCGTCGCCGAGTCGTGTGAGTTGATCGAGCCGCCGGTATTCGTCGAGCCCCCCGGGTGATCCCAGGGTTGTGAGCTGGTTGCCGACTGGCGCAGGGTCAACATCGGGTGCTCGCGCTGGCTAGTCTGGCCTGCATGTCTAGCGAGACCACGTCCCGCACCTCCGAACTGAGCGTTCAGGCGACCGACAAGCTCGTCGATCTCGTCGACAAGGTCCGGGTCAACACCACCGGCAGACTCATCACCGTTGCGCGTGCAATCGTCTACGGACTCGTGATCTTGGTTGTCGCCATAGTGGCGCTGGTGCTCCTGGTTGTTGGCCTGGTGAGGCTGGTCGACGTGTTGGTGCCTGGCCAGGTTTGGTCGGCACACCTGCTGCTGGGGGTACTCTTCTGTATCGTCGGGATGGTGCTCTGGCGCATGCGGACCCCCTAGTTTGTCGCCAGCTCGCCACGCCGACCGGCACGCCCTAGGGCCACCTGTGGGCAGGAATAGTCCTCGCTGGTGTCGGGTTCACACATCCGGGACAGTTCGTGCCCGCATACAAGGAGCTACAGATGGCCGAATCCATCGTCAACCTCGACGACGCCACCTTCGACATGACTATTTCGGGGTCTGACAAGCCCGTATTGGTCGATTTTTGGGCCGAGTGGTGTGGTCCCTGCAAGATGATCGCGCCGATTCTCGAAGAGATCGCAGCCGAAAACGACGGCATAACGATCGCAAAGCTCAACGTCGACGAGAATCCCGATGTCGCGATGCGATTCCAGGTGATGAGCATCCCGACGATGATTCTGTTCTCCGAGGGCGAGGCCGCCAAGCGCCTTGTAGGTGCCCGCCCCAAGGGCGCCCTGTTGCAGGAGATCGGAGAATTTCTCTAGTCCGTGCTTTCGGAGTAGGTAGTCGCGGCGACCACGTTCGCGACCTTCAGCGTCGACTCGCGGGCCTGGGGTACTCCCCTGGGCCCGCCGATGGTGTTTTTGGCCTGGTCACCAAGCAGGCCGTCGA harbors:
- the murJ gene encoding murein biosynthesis integral membrane protein MurJ; amino-acid sequence: MKKKLAGSVAVSAGILLSRVTGLLREIVVRRSYGVSAIGDAYTAALRIPNLLQNLLGEGVLSASFIPVYSEMVDSDSKRAARLASTMFAFLVVVCSPVVVALVVFARPLTELFLIGNANEETIDTATQLTQIMAPGIGVLVLSAWSLGVLNSHRRFFLPYAAPVVWSLAQIAVVFGPDTASTRTLAVRVAWASTVGAVLQFVIQLPAVRRSNPHIGRAVDFASAEFRSVLRRLGAVVIGRGSAQLSAFVDLFLAGFLASGALTALGAAQVFYLLPISLFAMSVAAAELPELSRMNNDPDAVADRLAAGLVTIGFFMVFTTLVFVLAGRRVIDAAFGIIPGDSFQSDGLLLIALVLGAYSLGLLAIGASRLLQNTFYALGDATTPAQIAVVRYGVSALLGLVLMLQFDRLFVYDGVITGFDQLMAPFEPLPQAIRSRDDLPLRLGAAGLALGAAAGAWFELVALRIRLLDRLERSSLTRGKWRALVFPALSATLWMLVSLPVTQTWNSLISGVVVVGPAGLIYVFTASTTRVPVARSMIDRLSRS
- a CDS encoding DegV family protein, whose product is MPVKIVTDSSCDLPDDLLEELDISIVPLTVRFGDEEFVDRVELKTDEFWRRSKASSVLPETAAPSPGAFETAYRGAKANGYDAVVVINLSGELSATIQAADAAARAVADDITVEVVDSRTVSMGLGSLVLRAARLAKGGADASDIAAQIRDAAARTRMVAALDTLENLKKGGRIGGAASMLGSLLSIKPIIEVIDGKVESNSKQRTRAKALQFLVDSVAKAGEVENLAVMHAQCDDLESFLSKLRESYDGEIVVGEIGAVIGAHAGIGAIGFTYQVPA
- a CDS encoding CarD family transcriptional regulator — its product is MGFEVGDNVIYPHHGAAVIISRDVREAFGETREYLNLKTAHGDLSLSVPVDKVDEVGMRPPIDEDDVEDLFELLSKKDIREPANWSRRFKNHQEKLKSGDIYQVAEVVRNLALREASKGLSAGEKTMLEKSRQILVSELSISMDVTEDEAMEAVSARLT
- a CDS encoding sigma-70 family RNA polymerase sigma factor, giving the protein MVDDEELVRQARGGDRRALETLLRRHHDRLYAICRRIAGNDADAADATQDALITIVRRLDSFDGRSKFSTWSYRVATNACLDELRRRRRRPDPTEFDDRDSPAIGDDFVSRHAMSDEIGRALDSIPEDFRLPVVMRDIDDLDYAEIAELLGVPVGTIKSRISRGRAMLANKLGTAAPPTDVQPGDHG
- a CDS encoding DUF6049 family protein, whose product is MRRTLVVLFMLAIAVAAPTDAVASARQNSGGLQLVDAAPLSRDAQFLRMRLPGLVSPTDVLDITVHEAISSRADFLITTDRSTAGESIFAATFEVADLEPTLTGLVEIPVDFAAMGLDGSTEGVYPVVVEMDTGAGAKVGSLLTYLVIPPVIPTPSRTALALMIEVRPGENAAGNIDDDDPLATWIDALIARPDLPVTLQATPLLFENYAFDSRIRALRTRLADEALVAGPYLPVDERALEAEGFGEDAALLLARGVDALTNFAGRAPDATLKLSPAWPDADRAAIWRDRGVRSIVSVGSSPFDAPIDAETSSGTVSMMVIPERFADPNPENPTAAANRILSELAVIAVTADHPTSSVLLFSTGQPTSSRFVEDLLDGLAEMTPLITPATVADAFATNHLTTPSGQRMSISLEQNTETPRLDGGVVEYREAEQMLTAYRSMIRDEDTGYLYDEQLDKLVSLLGSGVTGDQRAQAAEEIVDAVRIEILSIRPPPLEQVNLTSRTATYPFAFQNNAEYPVRIEARFIADKARFNELEDGESLNLVLEPGVSSREINVEALASGSFPMRIELWAPDGSLLLGSVDLEVRSTAPSGIGVLISVLAGSVLVLWWGRELLRSRRKSQGNDAGDQQAEEDLVELPA
- a CDS encoding GNAT family N-acetyltransferase, whose protein sequence is MSLDSVHRSVAVLKARGVARVFTAAVPPPEERILLDAGFELRERLHLLRHDLTGLDGHPESGVKLRRARPSDRDQILVTDNAAFDPFWAMDEEALDEAVGATPASRVRVASDPRVVGFAVSGRAGKSGYLQRLAVAPDQQGRGIGRSLVVDGLRWMRRWGARRALVNTQVVNERAHQLYLRLGFVPEPHGLAVLELDLGATS
- the trxA gene encoding thioredoxin, producing the protein MAESIVNLDDATFDMTISGSDKPVLVDFWAEWCGPCKMIAPILEEIAAENDGITIAKLNVDENPDVAMRFQVMSIPTMILFSEGEAAKRLVGARPKGALLQEIGEFL